A stretch of DNA from Doryrhamphus excisus isolate RoL2022-K1 chromosome 6, RoL_Dexc_1.0, whole genome shotgun sequence:
ATAGTTGGTATCGTGACGTGGCGTACCTGTTGTTGTGTTTCTGAGGAATTCGTTGACTCAACCACTAATTGCGTCATGGTTTCTATTAGAGATGATTTATGAATTCCGTAATGGTGTCTATTAGAGATGATTTATGAATTCTGTAATGGTGTCTATTAGAGATTATTTATGAATTGCATCATGGTTTCTATTAGAGATGATTTATGAATTCCGTAATGGTGTCTATTAGAGATTATTTATGAATTGCATCATGGTTTCTATTAGAGATTATTTATGAATTCTGTAAAGGTGTCTATTAGAGATTATTTATGAATTGCATCATGGTGTCTATTAGAGATGATTTATAAATTCCGTAATGGTGTCTATTAGAGATTATTTATGAATTGCATCATGGTTTCTATTAGAGATTATTTATGAATTGCATCAATTGCTTCTATCCATTTTGGCATCTTTGTCAACTTTTGCTTCATGAGTTTTTTTGACAGGACACAATATGTCAGTCAGATTACTGTATGCATCAGTCGGTTGAAAATCTGCTCTAAAATAGTCCTTGCattcgacccccccccccccactatagATGCAATAAGCAAGTGAAAAGCAAATCTCATTCCAGCCAGCTAGCATGCCAGCTGAGACAGCTACATTCATTTCAGCAAACAACGGGCACGCCGCACGGCCACGTTCCATTACGCTGTTATTGGCTTCTGGAGGATCGAGTGAGCGCAGTAGTTTAAGGTACTTCTCAATCTCAAAGGTTATAGCTCTTGTGTTGTGATTATGAAAACACATTAAACATAATGCTGCCATAAAACATGGCTTTATGTAATCCTGCTTATTGGCTACTACAACTGGCTCCTTGATGTGTACTCTAGCTTGGATTCATGATACCATCTTTTGGTACTTGGGAAGTCAGGATCCAACTGGATAGTCACTTTAATTCCAACTCCAATGGGACTTGGTAGGACCCAATGCCAGGTCTTGCTTGCTGCGTTTTAGTCAGGTTCTCGCTGACCTGGATGGTTCTGCTGGTTCTGCTGGTGTTGATGGTTGGAATACTTTGAGTAGTGCAGCACCGTTTCTCTAGGTGGACATCTGTTGTGCTGGAGACTTCCTTTTCTGACTCTTGTGTAGTCCTTGGCCCCTCGGGTACCTGCAGGTAGACCTGCATCTCCTGGTTCATCACATAGCTTGGGAATTCCACTTGTGATCCACAGTTGCTTTGTTCTTCCTGGTTTACCCAACTCCTGGTTGGCAGTGGCGTTCAGGTCATCTGTGGATTCATCTGTGACTTCTAGCAGTCCAAGTGGACCTCATTCTCCTCCCATTTAGGCTTGGGTTTCCGAGCAGTATAGAAAGAAATAATGAAAGGTATTATTGCTGCTATTCATCTGCTGACCTATCGGCCGCATGCATGTAGGTAGCTAAACTCATCCTTGCTTGTAAACCTTAGCCTGTTCGCCTCTTGAAGCAAATTCATTTCCTTGCCGCATACCTGGACAAGACAGTGACATGACACTTTTCTCGAACCAGTCCAACCAGTTTGAAACGTTCCTCGCTGCCACAAAAGATTGTCAAGAGGAAGAGCTTCTCTGTGACGCTAATTCCTGCTGTGCATGTTGCAAGCGTATGGAAGTGTGAgggatggaaataaaaatgttgacttttcatgtttcatgagGGAGCAGAAGTTTTCCAATCTGACAAACATCTCAGCCTCATCCACGCTAGAATCTGGCCTCCAGACTCTCAATCACATCGCCGTAAAGCCTTTGAGACCTCCGGGGgggagggtgtgggggggttggtTTTATTGAGAATGTTTGATTGGTCCCAGTCTCGCTTGGTTTGCCCCTCTGAACATCACAGACATAAATTTGGACGTTGCAACAATGGAGGTACACACCTAATAGCCTCCTTGTGTCCTAGTACTAAtcccatacccatctagtactaatcacatacccatctagtactaatcacatacccatctagtactaatccaatacccatctagtactaatccaatacccatctagtactaatccaatacccatctagtactaatcacatacccatctagtactaatcacatacccatctagtactaatccaatacccatctagtactaatccaatacccatctagtactaatcacatacccatctagtactaatcacatacccatctagtactaatccaatacccatctagtactaatcccatacccatctagtactaatcccatacccatctagtactaatccaatacccatctagtactaatcccatacccatctagtactaatccaatacccatctagtactaatcccatacccatctagtactaatcccatacccatctagtactaatcccatacccatctagtactaatcacatacccatctagtactaatccaatacccatctagtactaatccaatacccatctagtactaatccaatacccatctagtactaatcacatacccatctagtactaatcacatacccatctagtactaatcccatacccatctagtactaatccaatacccatctagtactaatcccatacccatctagtactaatccaatacccatctagtactaatcccatacccatctagtactaatcccatacccatctagtactaatcacatacccatctagtactaatcacatacccatctagtactaatccaatacccatctagtactaatccaatacccatctagtactaatccaatacccatctagtactaatcacatacccatctagtactaatcacatacccatctagtactaatccaatacccatctagtactaatccaatacccatctagtactaatcacatacccatctagtactaatcacatacccatctagtactaatccaatacccatctagtactaatcccatacccatctagtactaatcccatacccatctagtactaatccaatacccatctagtactaatcccatacccatctagtactaatccaatacccatctagtactaatcccatacccatctagtactaatcccatacccatctagtactaatcccatacccatctagtactaatcccatacccatctagtactaattcaatacccatctagtactaatcccatacccatttagtactaatcccatacccatctagtactaatcccatacccatctagtactaatccaatacccatctagtactaatcccatacccatctagtactaatcccatacccatctagtactaatccgataccatctagtactaatcacatacccatctagtactaatcccatacccatctagtgctaatcccatacccatctagtactaatccaatacccatctagtactaatccaatacgcatctagtactaatcccatacccatctagtactaatcaaatacccatctagtactaatcccatacccatctagtactgatcccatacccatctagtactaatcccataccagctagtactaatcccatacccatctagtactaatcccatacccatctagaactaatcccatacccatctagtactaatcccatacccatctagtactaatcccatacccatctagtactaatcccatacccatctagtactaatcccatacccatctagtactaatcccatacccatctagtactaatcccatacccatctagtactgatcccatacccatctagtactaatcccataccagctagtactaatcccatacccatctagtactaatcccatacccatctagaactaatcccatacccatctagtactaatcccatacccatctagtactaatcccatacccatctagtactaatcccatacccatctagtactaatcccatacccatctagtactaatcccatacccatctatgtatctatacccatcactgtattatagtcatagcctgtatagttttatttacatagatctgtccatactaatgtacttataaaaattgcacttctggttggatgctaactgcattttgttgccctgtacaagtgacatgagcaataacaataaagttgaatctaatctaatctaatctaatctaatctagtactaatcccatacccatctagtactaatgccatacccatctagtactaatcccatacccatctagtactaatctAATGTTTTCCACCTCTAACAGTAAGTTAAGGTGTCTTTAAATGTTTCTTTCATTTATTGTTAAGGTTTATTTGGATGTCCTTACATCAACAGCAGATGCCCAAcccttctacacacacacacacgcatacacacacacacacacacacacacccacacactcacacacacccagaTGGTCCAAGAGATGCTTCAACAACGAAGCTGATCCATTGAAGAACTCTCAATGTGACAAACTAGAGGAAGCCTGCTGCCGCGTCTCGATGATCTCCGAGGCGTGTTGATCCCTCAGCGCCTGTTTGCCCCCGGGGGCGGATGTGTGCACCCCAGCACTTTCCCAACCACACATGAGAGCAGCCAGCATCTGCTGGAATGCCGCATCCTCCCTCCGAAGGAGTCTATTCCAAGTCAACCATTACTGAGTCCTCACACAAAGACCATCATTTGGAGGCCAACTCTTACTCTTCTCCAGGACGCAACGGCTGCTAGCGGTTGTCCTACTATATCTAGTATATCTAGTATATCTAGACTCTTTAGTATAGTTCACATATCTAGAGTATGTAGTATATTTCACATATCTAGAGTATTTAGTATAGTTCATATATCTAGAGTATTTAGTATATTTCATATATCTAGAGTATTTAGTATATTTCATATATCTAGAGTATTTAGTATAGTTCATATATCTAGACTCTTTAGTATAGTTCAGTTATCTAGAGTATGTAGTATATTTCATATATCTAGAGTATGTAGTATATTTCACATATCTAGAGTATTTAGTATAGTTCACATATCTAGAGTATTTAGTATATTTCATATATCTAGAGTATTTAGTATGGTTCATATATCTAGAGTATTTAGTATAGTTCATATATCTAGAGTATTTAGTATGGTTCACATATCTAGAGTATTTAGTATATTTCATATATCTAAAGTTTTGACATAAACTTGTGTTGTTTTACagaacggtagcagaaattgGCTTTTCCATCATTTCCTTGGAAGTTCCTAGGAAAGTGCAAGCttgatcattataagcagctggtggcaaaccccctgaagtcctacaatatgtcactgaagatgCACTTTTTGCATTCCCGTCTAGATTTCTTTCCCTTGACCTGTGGAGAAGTCAGCTATGGAGACAAGATCTCAGGGaaggtggttagcatgctaactgttggaATGTGGCATGGATGACCCTGCTggctgcggaggagaacttcttttaGTGATACTTTAGCTTATatttcttctttccttcttgACAGATAAAGAAGTACAgcttaaatattttcaaatgggACACATTCGTAGTACAAGCAATGAAACGGTGTCTATGAAAACATGCTGCTGGTATGCTAAATTGTGATTTTAAAGAAGTACTTTATTTGAAAAGTCAACAACTGGCGTCCCAGAGCTTAGAGAGATACGAGTGAGAGCGTCACCCTTCACTTGGAATAATGTCAGCACGTTGTGTCGGTTGGGAATATTATTAATGGCCCCAGACCAGTTGACTGACGAGCGGTCTAACTGGTTTTCTGTCATTTTCCAGCCTTTCATCACATCCTTGTGCTGCTCGGGTGTTTTTAGAAGCGCAGCAGATGTTTAGCAGGAATAAAGAGATTGGCGTTTAatgctttttattgtttacattttgacacACGCCCTAATGAAGCCGCCCACCGGGGACCACACACGCTGATGTTGCACCATAAAAGAAGGAAATGTCTTCAGTTCGGTACAAAGACTGTCAGAGTAAAACCGAAAATGAAAgcattttttatatgaaaatagAAACAGTAGAAACTTTTAAACAGGATTTAACTTTTCCATACATTCAGGCTGGACCCCCATTGTGGTCTTGTTCCTTCTCTGTTTGGGCCTGCCTTTGCTCTGTGCCGCCCTAGTCCTGTTCCTGATGACAACCATGGCCACAATCATCCCCGCTACCAGCCCCCCTACCagcaccaccaccgccgccatgGCTGCAATAGCAGACTCAGGGATACTCCCACTTCTCCTCCAAATCACTTGGGTCTCCTGCCTGAAAAGACACCTGGGAGTATCGTACCAGTATTGTACATCGGCCTCTTCCACGTCATAGTCTTCCGTATCGTCATAATCGTATTCCAGCGGTTCCGTTCCTTCTATCGCAACACACTGGTAGAGGCCTCCATCGTCCTGGTCCACGTGAGAGAACATCAGCGCAAAGTCCGTTTTAGACAGCGACATCCTGCCTCTCAGATGCTCTGGGATTGATGCCGTCTCGTCATCGGAGTCCAGGATGAGCTTACTTTCGCCTGCTGGTTCTCGCCGGAACCAGAGCACCCTTTGGGGTCTATCGTCTCGGCCGACACCGCATTCCAGCGTGATGCCACCATCGCCGCTCAACTCCTTTTCTCTGCGTCTCCTGTGAGGACACAGAGATAACGAGTACTGCAGGTCAAGTGTAGCCGAGACGCACGAGTACTCGCCGCCGTGTTCGGCAGAAACACGCGGAATCACCAGCGTGTACTGGCCTGGCGGGTCTGATTGGATGTACATGCGATTGTCCCTCCCGCCGCTTCCGTTGATGTTTCCCAGCGGCGTCTCCCATTCCTGGTCTTCACTCTCAAAAGGACAATTCAGTTCCACTTTGTCCCCCGCTGAGGCAAAAATAGTCCTGAGCTCAGTGTGGACACTTTGGGGCATATTTTGGAAACTGAGACACTCCTGTCCGTTGGCGACAACGCAGTAAAACTCCTGTTTTTGCTTCAACAGGGTATTGTTAATCAGGAGCGAAGTCCCGCCGTGTTTGACCTTCACAACGCCCTCCAGTTGGTCCACCAGAGGTCGGAGTGACACGCTGGTGTCCACAAAGAGTTGCAATCTGGATGACCGCTCCACGTCGTAGTACCAGCGCACGGAGGTTCCGGTGGACGTGTGGTTGCACCGCAGCTCGGTCTGGCCCCCTCCTTGGTCTGCAAAGACCTCCTCGGCCCCCACCTCCTCGCCGCACACGAAGAGCTGCTGTGAGCGGTGACTGACTCGCGTTTGGTTCTTCCAGCACTCCCTCCGATAAACCCCGGAGTCCGAGTAGGTGAGCTGCCGCATCTGCAGTCCCAGCAGGTTCTTGTTATTGTTGACGTAGATGCCACCATGGAGGTCCGCGGGCATCCCGGGGGGCTGGGTGTCATCTGAGGAGTTGCTGAGCAGCTGGTCTCCGTCTGGCCCGCGTTTATAAAGGACGATGTAGTCCACTCCGAAACAGTAGCCCCACTCGATGGTGCTGCCGACGGCTCGAAatgtaggctccagctcctcgCCGAGCACCCGatgaagaagaaagagaaaagACATGTGCAGAAACCCAACAAAGGCCATGCCGTTTGTCAGGAAGCTGAGGTCTGGTTTGTGGCTGACGCCTCCCATCAAGCAGTCTTCATTTAGTCTTTTAGTCCCGCCTCCTGCTAAGACATCACTTTCTCCTCCTCGACATTCTTCCCCAGCACGAAGACGCAGGAACACACCTGTATGCGAACGCACCGTGGAATGCAGGAAGTACTCAGTCTGAGCTTCTCAATctggctttgctggccctgacgcATTCCACTGGCATATGGCTATGAATACATGTAtcaaatatgttatgttatgaataTGTTGttatgcaggggtgggcaaactacggcccgggggccacatccggcccggcaagtgtttgaatacggcccgcccaatctttccaaagtatttaatttaaactcaacatccaacctggcatcatggcctgagccaaccttttgatggttgtatcaatttcgttgtttgacatggtctgttgtttacaaagtgctcctgaaaaaagggacacaagcacataataataataaaaattaaaataataattattatattattattagaactattatgattattatatttattatattaatgctaattattatattaattatatataataatattgttatatttgcatattttacataataataatataataattatcattttaattttattttaattattataatattttattatttttaaaatatttaaatataaatataaaataataaataataatagcaataattgcatgacaattttacagatacaataataccaggtggactgttacgtgtaaaatatatagtctgcacccccccggaaattttgttaaatcaatgcggcccgcgagtcaaaaagtttgcccacccctgttgttatgttatgaatTTGTAGACAACGGGGGGTCCTGGTGTCAAAGACTCACTGAAGAAATAGTCCAAATCCACGACATGGaacatcttttattttgaaaagctcaTCTAATCAGGACTAAGTCATTCCTCCCAACGTTTTACAACTTGGAAAAAAAGCCGTGACCTGTTTTCCTTCCAGGTCGTTCATCTGTTTACTCGTACGTGATGAAGTCGGCCTCCACTCAGCAGCCGCTGGGGTGCTGCTGAGGGAGCAGCTTGCGGAGATGGTCATCAAGCATCCTGATGAAGGAGCGGCTGTGAGGAACCTACATGTGTTCCGACCAATTCCACTCTGGGATGAGTACCCGGTGTGTGATGGTGGAACCATATGCTGTTTGAGATACACATTTCCTACCCCTATTAATATTCATGCAATATGCATTTAGGGGGGAGTTGGAGCCTACCCCACTAGAGGGCatgcggggtgggggggagagATGGAAAATCCCAATGCTCAGTCTGatgtgaggccaacatgctaaccacttggctatatatatatacatataatatatgtttatatacaatattatacatGTGAGCTACAATAGCAGGATACAGTAAATACTGATCAGGAGGAACTACAATGGGACGCTCGTTAAACATACGCTAATCCTTCGTTTCTCCCATCCGAGATCAGGGAATTCCTGCctataggattccttatttataaatatgatatgTTTGATTATGACCTTCCTAAGGGGGTTTTGGCATGGAATAACACCCTTccttccttaataataaaactaataagcAAACCATGTATTTTCATggtttattatttcataaactcgatatactttagagtttaaaacatattaatatCTTTATCGATACCAGCTTGGGATTTTTCTCAGGAAATCAGAGTATTGGCAACCATAGTTATAGTTAGAGTGCATTTAAATGAGCAGTTTAGCCCCTAGATGGCGCTGTGGCATCCGAGACAAGGAATATCAACACAGAAGAACAAGTCTTCCATAACTTGACGTCACTTCCGCTGACCGCTGCTAAAGGTAAACCTAGCACGTTTTTATGGAAATGCtaatggtttgattttatttgatttatttcatttacaattgaatgcatcacttttaagaaaatatatttactgATTTATGACACCAGTTGTCACCAACAAGCCCGTCAGTTTTGGgactgtgtattttttgtatttattacgaAGCTTTGAATTCGGTTTTCTAGCAGCTTATAggaaatatacatacatgtaaagACTTATAggaaatatacatacatgtaaaaactgtaacaatgtaaacaataaaGGTTGTTGGAGGCTGCACATCCACCCTCTTAAAATATTAGTCTTAACAATCTTTTCTGATTGCAAAAGAAACGAAGGCGAACAATTCCCTTAGGCATTTGTCTGTGAATGGAAAATGATAAATGGATGTACACAATGTCttaaatcacacaaaaaagaaTTTACCGtactagcttgttagcttaaGTGCGTCCCGGTTTTTATTGTCCCACATCACATTAagaataacaaaagaaacagcaagaatacagtcaaaatatttaaagaaaaagttgtcatttgttgacaaaaaataatgtcagtTTGGTAATATgttgtatagatttttttaaataatctgtaagaataaagtcatattacgagaagaaaatgtagttgtggaaaaacatcagaaatggaaaaaaaagctgtattttTATGAGAGTAAAGTCAAAGTATTGCGACAAAAGTCCCAATTTTACAACAACCTGATAATATTTTAgaagcatagagttgaaatattgacaaaatagTTAAAAAGTCGTAGTAcgacaaacaaagaaaataaggttaaaaaagtccaaatattttgagaTTAAAGTCTTAATATTCTGAAAAGTTCCAAATATGAtttcagaagaaagttgaaatattttgataataaaaaagaaaaaatcctTCACAGGAATTTGACACTTTTATAATTTAACTTCCTTTCATTCTCAGTGTGCGACGTTTGTTGTGACATAAACGCTACGAGTCGGTCGTTCCTCACGTTAGTCTCCTCTTCGTTTAGGCGATCATCCCGAGCGCCTCCCTCCCATCGATGCTGCGCCTCATCCCGGCATGGTGGTGCCTGCAGTGCCGCCGTGTGAGCCTTTTCCCGTTAAACGTCAGACGGTGTGTGACGGTCAGCACAGCGGAGAACCAGCAGACCGTGGAGGCCCTCTATGACCTCTCCGTGGACATCCAGAAGGTCCGAAAGCTGAGAGGCTGGGTCTTGCACCAGAGTCCGGCCTACGCCAAGGAGGTCGCAGACATGCTGAAGGACCTCGGGGCCTCGGAGGCCGCCATCTCCCACATTTTAACCGCTCACCCCGAGGCTGTGCTTTGCAGCCCCGAGCAAACGCTTGCACAGAAGGAGCTGTGGACGTCGGTGTGCCCCAACCGGAAGGAACTGGTCGGCATCATAGAGAAATTCCCAGCCTCCTTCTTCACATCCTCGCGCCACCACGACAACCAGCGCAGCAACATCACTTACTTCCAGAGCCTGAACCTCAACAAGCGAATCATCGCCAAGCTGATGGCCGGCGCCCCGCAGAGTTTCAGTCGGCCGGCGGAGCAGAACGAGGACATGGTACGCACCCTGCAGCGCACCTACCGGGAACTGGGAGGGGAGGAGGACAACATGAAGATCTGGCTTCAGAAGCTGCTGACCCAGGACCCTTTTGTCCTCCTCAAAGCTCCCCAAGTGCTGAGGCAGAACATGCTCTTCCTCCGAGACAGAGGCTTCACCACTCCggagctcctcttcctcctctccaaACTGAAGGGCTTCGTCACCGATCTAAACCCGGACAGCATGCGCCTCACCCTGGCGTTCTCCCGGGACACCTTGGGCTGCTCCGAGGAAGAGCTGCGCCACATCATCCTCAGCTGTCCC
This window harbors:
- the mterf2 gene encoding transcription termination factor 2, mitochondrial; this translates as MLRLIPAWWCLQCRRVSLFPLNVRRCVTVSTAENQQTVEALYDLSVDIQKVRKLRGWVLHQSPAYAKEVADMLKDLGASEAAISHILTAHPEAVLCSPEQTLAQKELWTSVCPNRKELVGIIEKFPASFFTSSRHHDNQRSNITYFQSLNLNKRIIAKLMAGAPQSFSRPAEQNEDMVRTLQRTYRELGGEEDNMKIWLQKLLTQDPFVLLKAPQVLRQNMLFLRDRGFTTPELLFLLSKLKGFVTDLNPDSMRLTLAFSRDTLGCSEEELRHIILSCPALLYYREDILAERFWGLRDAGVSVRQIAQTPTVLELTTQIVKYRIQRLESHGFDVRTAGLDILTGTKKDFEIRFGKLQLRRQRPLFNPVAPLKGDD